The Ancylobacter sp. WKF20 genome contains a region encoding:
- a CDS encoding DUF983 domain-containing protein: MDLQPFHSGVSPYQAGFTCRCPRCGRGKLFNGFLTVAPSCESCGLDYSFDDSGDGPVVFIILLAGSLVVGLALWVEIAFAPPFWVHAVLWTPLVLISTLGLLRPLKATMIALQYAKKAQQGRLDSGDA; encoded by the coding sequence ATGGACCTGCAACCGTTCCATTCGGGCGTCTCGCCCTATCAGGCCGGCTTCACCTGCCGCTGTCCGCGCTGCGGGCGGGGCAAGCTGTTCAACGGCTTCCTCACCGTCGCACCAAGCTGCGAGTCCTGCGGTCTCGACTACAGCTTCGATGATTCCGGCGATGGCCCGGTGGTCTTCATCATCCTGCTCGCCGGCTCGCTCGTCGTGGGGCTGGCGCTCTGGGTGGAGATCGCCTTCGCCCCGCCCTTCTGGGTCCATGCCGTGCTCTGGACGCCGCTCGTGCTGATCTCGACGCTGGGCCTGCTCCGGCCGCTCAAGGCGACGATGATCGCCCTGCAATACGCCAAGAAGGCCCAGCAGGGCCGCCTCGATTCGGGTGATGCGTGA
- a CDS encoding SURF1 family protein, translated as MTSTAANSGAKRPASPLRRLLPVSLVVLAAFLVLTGLGTWQLERLAWKQDLIAKVEARIHQPVQLAPEEADWPAIAFEADEYRPVQAQGRFRHDLEVQVYALVDKTSDGGGGPGYWVVTPLEMADGATILVNRGFVPLDRRDPASRAEGQVPGLVTVTGLLRMPEEAGLFTPGNEPEKNSWFVRDPVAIAGAKGLLRVAPFLIDADATPNPGGLPQGGLTRLSFSNRHLEYALTWYGLAATLLGVFAAYAWPRLRRG; from the coding sequence GTGACGTCCACTGCTGCCAACTCTGGGGCCAAGAGACCAGCCTCGCCGCTGCGCCGCCTCCTGCCCGTCAGTCTGGTGGTGCTCGCGGCCTTCCTCGTGCTGACGGGTCTCGGCACCTGGCAGTTGGAGCGGCTCGCCTGGAAGCAGGATCTCATCGCCAAGGTTGAGGCGCGCATCCACCAGCCGGTGCAGCTTGCGCCGGAAGAGGCGGACTGGCCGGCGATCGCCTTCGAGGCGGATGAATACCGCCCCGTACAGGCGCAGGGCCGCTTCCGGCACGATCTCGAGGTTCAGGTCTATGCGCTGGTGGACAAGACGTCCGACGGCGGGGGCGGGCCCGGCTATTGGGTGGTGACGCCGCTCGAAATGGCGGATGGGGCGACGATCCTCGTCAATCGCGGCTTCGTGCCGCTCGACCGGCGCGATCCCGCCAGCCGGGCCGAGGGGCAGGTGCCCGGCCTCGTCACCGTCACCGGGCTGCTGCGCATGCCGGAGGAGGCCGGGCTGTTCACCCCGGGCAACGAGCCGGAGAAGAACAGCTGGTTCGTGCGCGATCCCGTCGCCATCGCCGGGGCCAAGGGCCTGCTGCGCGTCGCGCCCTTCCTCATTGACGCGGATGCGACGCCCAATCCGGGCGGGCTGCCGCAGGGCGGGCTGACCCGTCTCAGCTTCTCGAACCGGCATCTGGAATATGCGCTGACATGGTACGGGCTTGCGGCAACGCTGCTGGGCGTGTTCGCCGCCTATGCCTGGCCGCGCCTGCGCCGGGGTTGA
- the thrC gene encoding threonine synthase, translating to MRYISTRGEAPILAFSDALLAGLARDGGLYVPDAFPALSKADITHFAGQSYATIAGKVIAPFVDAAFTPAVLQPMLEEAYASFRHPATTPLVQIAPNRFVLELFHGPTLAFKDVAMQLLGRMMDHVLIQRDERATIVGATSGDTGSAAIEAFRGRERTDVFILYPTGRVSEVQRRQMTSVPDANVHAIAIEGTFDDCQAHVKAMFNHHAFRDRLRLAGVNSINWARIVAQVVYYFVAGAALGSPHRPLSFIVPTGNFGDVLAGYVAKRMGLPVDRLTIATNVNDILVRTLATGRYEVTGVHPSSSPSMDIQVSSNFERVLFDALDRDAGALRGLMASLAQSGAFAPPNEAMRAIHADFDAGRADEAQTGETIARVWQETGYLLDPHTAVAVSVAERAAHDPRVPQVVLGTAHPAKFPDAVERASGVRPALPPHLADLMERPERTPTLPNDLAAIEAYIAAHARAAEHAA from the coding sequence GTGCGCTACATCTCGACCCGGGGCGAGGCGCCCATTCTCGCCTTTTCCGATGCCCTGCTCGCCGGTCTCGCCCGCGATGGCGGCCTTTATGTGCCGGACGCCTTCCCGGCGCTCAGCAAGGCTGACATCACTCATTTCGCCGGCCAGTCCTATGCGACGATCGCCGGCAAGGTGATCGCCCCCTTCGTGGATGCGGCCTTCACCCCCGCGGTGCTCCAGCCGATGCTGGAGGAAGCTTATGCCAGCTTCCGTCACCCGGCGACGACGCCGCTGGTGCAGATCGCGCCGAACCGCTTCGTGCTGGAGCTGTTCCACGGCCCGACGCTCGCCTTCAAGGATGTGGCGATGCAGCTGCTCGGGCGGATGATGGACCATGTGCTCATCCAGCGCGACGAGCGTGCCACCATTGTCGGCGCGACCTCCGGCGATACCGGCAGCGCGGCCATCGAGGCCTTCCGTGGCCGCGAGCGGACGGACGTGTTCATCCTCTACCCGACCGGCCGCGTCTCCGAGGTGCAGCGCCGGCAGATGACCAGCGTGCCGGATGCGAATGTCCACGCCATCGCCATCGAGGGCACTTTCGACGACTGCCAGGCGCATGTGAAGGCGATGTTCAACCATCATGCCTTCCGCGACAGGCTGCGCCTTGCCGGCGTGAACTCGATCAACTGGGCGCGCATCGTCGCGCAGGTGGTCTATTATTTCGTCGCCGGGGCCGCGCTGGGCAGCCCGCACCGCCCGCTGTCCTTCATCGTGCCCACCGGCAATTTCGGCGATGTGCTCGCCGGCTATGTCGCCAAGCGCATGGGCCTTCCGGTCGACCGGCTGACCATCGCGACCAATGTGAACGACATCCTCGTGCGCACGCTTGCCACCGGGCGCTATGAGGTGACGGGCGTCCACCCCTCGTCTTCGCCCTCCATGGACATTCAGGTCTCCTCGAATTTCGAGCGCGTGCTGTTCGATGCGCTGGACCGCGATGCCGGCGCGCTGCGCGGGCTGATGGCGAGCCTCGCCCAGTCCGGCGCCTTCGCCCCGCCCAATGAGGCGATGCGCGCCATTCACGCCGATTTCGACGCCGGCCGCGCCGACGAGGCTCAGACCGGCGAGACCATTGCCCGCGTTTGGCAGGAGACCGGCTATCTGCTCGACCCGCACACCGCGGTCGCGGTCTCCGTCGCCGAGCGCGCCGCGCATGATCCGCGTGTGCCGCAGGTCGTGCTCGGCACCGCTCACCCCGCCAAGTTCCCCGATGCCGTGGAGCGCGCCAGCGGCGTGCGGCCGGCGCTTCCCCCGCATCTGGCGGATCTGATGGAGCGGCCCGAGCGTACGCCGACGCTGCCGAACGACCTTGCCGCCATCGAGGCCTACATCGCCGCCCATGCGCGCGCGGCCGAGCACGCGGCATGA
- a CDS encoding pitrilysin family protein, producing MSGMSDDKGPRITHLDNGVTVVTDAMPHLATASLGIWAGVGSRDEESDEHGISHLLEHMAFKGTRRRSARGIAEEIEAVGGDINAATSVEHTSYNARVLAEDMPLAIDVLADILTEPAFDPEELEREHNVIVQEIGAALDTPDDLVFDLFQERAFPGQPIGRSILGTPQTVRSFGPDRLRRYLDRNYRAPKLIVAAAGAVEHERVVAEAQARLGGIPNADKPLPVPSRYEGGVEIGGGRELEQAHLLIGLEGLSYRDPGIHALQVFTNVLGGGMSSRLFQEVREARGLCYAVYSFHWGYGDTGLFGIYAGTDGGDVDDLVDVVIDQIEETIETMSEAELARSKAQAKVGLLAALESSGARADQLARQMLAFGRPIPLEEIVGKVQAVTLEDAKAAGRGLIARARPTFTALGPGKALETAARIAERLRPS from the coding sequence ATGAGCGGGATGAGCGACGACAAGGGACCGCGCATCACCCATCTCGACAATGGTGTGACCGTGGTGACGGACGCCATGCCGCATCTGGCTACCGCCTCGCTCGGCATCTGGGCGGGGGTGGGCTCGCGCGACGAGGAAAGCGACGAGCACGGCATCTCGCACTTGCTCGAGCACATGGCCTTCAAGGGCACGCGCCGGCGCAGCGCGCGGGGCATTGCCGAGGAAATCGAGGCGGTTGGCGGCGACATCAACGCGGCGACCAGCGTCGAGCACACCAGCTACAATGCGCGCGTCCTCGCCGAGGACATGCCGCTCGCCATCGACGTGCTCGCCGACATCCTGACCGAGCCGGCCTTCGATCCCGAAGAGCTGGAGCGCGAGCACAATGTGATCGTGCAGGAGATCGGCGCGGCGCTCGACACGCCGGATGATCTCGTCTTCGACCTGTTTCAGGAGCGGGCCTTCCCCGGCCAGCCGATCGGCCGCTCGATTCTCGGCACGCCGCAGACCGTGCGCTCCTTCGGGCCGGACAGGCTGCGCCGTTATCTCGACCGCAATTACCGCGCCCCCAAGCTCATCGTCGCCGCCGCCGGCGCCGTGGAACATGAGCGCGTGGTCGCGGAGGCGCAGGCGCGCCTTGGTGGAATTCCCAATGCTGACAAGCCCTTGCCGGTCCCCAGCCGCTATGAGGGCGGCGTCGAGATTGGTGGCGGGCGGGAGCTGGAGCAGGCGCATCTGCTGATCGGCCTGGAGGGTCTGTCCTACCGCGATCCCGGCATCCACGCGTTGCAGGTGTTCACCAATGTGCTGGGCGGGGGCATGTCCTCGCGCCTGTTCCAGGAAGTGCGCGAGGCGCGCGGGCTTTGCTACGCGGTCTACTCCTTCCACTGGGGCTATGGCGATACCGGCCTGTTCGGCATCTATGCCGGGACGGATGGCGGGGACGTGGACGATCTGGTCGATGTGGTGATCGATCAGATCGAAGAGACCATCGAAACGATGAGTGAGGCCGAGCTCGCCCGCTCCAAGGCGCAGGCCAAGGTGGGCCTGCTCGCGGCGCTGGAAAGCTCCGGCGCGCGGGCCGACCAGCTCGCCCGGCAGATGCTCGCCTTCGGCCGGCCGATCCCGCTCGAGGAGATCGTCGGCAAGGTGCAGGCGGTGACGCTGGAGGATGCCAAGGCCGCCGGCCGGGGGCTGATCGCCCGCGCCCGCCCCACCTTTACCGCTCTCGGTCCTGGCAAGGCTCTTGAAACGGCCGCGCGTATCGCGGAACGTCTGAGGCCGTCCTAA
- a CDS encoding GNAT family protein produces MALFRTVSWPEPPSLIEGEGVVLRMPHMSDFAAWSSLREQSRAFLTPWEPIWPPYDLTRGSFRRRIRRYQRDVREDSAYPFLVFRAGDRVLLGGLSLSNVRRGVTQTASLGYWMGAPFAGKGHMSAAVRALLPFAHGALGLRRIEAACLPTNTPSIRLLERSGFRREGYGREYLCINGSWQDHLLYARLATDPVGTSEAMPLL; encoded by the coding sequence ATGGCCCTGTTCCGCACGGTCTCCTGGCCCGAGCCGCCCTCGCTGATCGAAGGCGAGGGCGTGGTGCTGCGCATGCCGCATATGTCGGACTTCGCGGCCTGGTCGAGCCTGCGCGAGCAGAGCCGGGCGTTCCTCACGCCGTGGGAGCCGATCTGGCCGCCTTATGATCTCACGCGCGGTTCGTTCCGCCGGCGGATCCGGCGCTATCAGCGCGATGTGCGCGAGGACAGCGCTTATCCCTTCCTCGTCTTCCGTGCGGGCGACCGCGTGCTGCTCGGCGGGCTGTCGCTGTCCAATGTCCGGCGCGGCGTGACTCAGACGGCCAGCCTCGGCTACTGGATGGGCGCGCCCTTTGCCGGCAAGGGGCATATGAGCGCGGCCGTGCGGGCGCTGCTGCCTTTCGCCCATGGCGCGCTCGGCCTGCGCCGCATCGAGGCGGCCTGCCTGCCGACCAACACGCCGTCGATCCGCTTGCTGGAGCGCTCCGGCTTCCGGCGCGAAGGGTATGGGCGCGAATATCTCTGCATCAATGGCAGCTGGCAGGACCATCTGCTCTACGCCCGCCTCGCCACCGATCCGGTCGGGACGAGTGAGGCAATGCCGCTTCTTTAG
- a CDS encoding (2Fe-2S)-binding protein: protein MIVCSCNVLSDRQIRNAVTETQPTVRTAGQVYRCLGCSAQCGRCARTIRQLIADVNASACGACPRECPANLQNDASPGHAGHGHPAHHHPHHNLLAAE from the coding sequence ATGATCGTTTGCTCTTGTAATGTTCTGTCGGATCGGCAGATCCGCAACGCAGTGACGGAAACGCAGCCGACCGTGCGGACGGCTGGGCAGGTGTATCGTTGCCTGGGCTGCAGCGCGCAGTGTGGCCGATGCGCCCGCACGATCCGCCAGCTCATCGCCGATGTGAACGCCAGCGCCTGCGGCGCCTGCCCGCGCGAATGCCCGGCCAATCTCCAGAACGATGCCAGCCCGGGCCATGCCGGCCACGGCCATCCGGCGCATCATCACCCGCATCACAATCTTCTCGCCGCCGAGTGA
- the bfr gene encoding bacterioferritin — protein sequence MKGDPKVIEYLNRGVRSELTAINQYWLHYRMLDNWGYKKLGAKWRAESIEEMHHADRFIDRILFLEGFPNLQVLDPLRIGQDVKEVIECDLAAEIEARALYQEAATYCETVQDYPSRDIFKALMADEEGHIDFLETQLDLIDKLGLPLYAQRYIGDLDD from the coding sequence ATGAAGGGCGATCCCAAAGTCATCGAATATCTCAACCGTGGCGTCCGCTCGGAGCTGACGGCCATCAACCAGTACTGGCTGCATTACCGCATGCTGGACAACTGGGGGTACAAGAAGCTCGGTGCCAAGTGGCGGGCCGAGTCGATCGAAGAGATGCATCACGCCGATCGCTTCATCGACCGCATCCTGTTCCTCGAAGGCTTCCCCAACCTGCAGGTGCTCGATCCGCTGCGCATCGGCCAGGACGTCAAGGAAGTGATCGAGTGCGATCTCGCCGCCGAGATCGAGGCGCGCGCGCTCTACCAGGAAGCCGCGACCTATTGCGAGACGGTGCAGGACTATCCCAGCCGCGACATCTTCAAGGCGCTGATGGCGGATGAGGAAGGCCATATCGACTTCCTCGAGACCCAGCTCGACCTGATCGACAAGCTCGGCCTGCCGCTCTACGCCCAGCGCTATATCGGCGATCTCGACGACTGA
- a CDS encoding Fe(3+) ABC transporter substrate-binding protein, giving the protein MAIRRILGTRRGALGTILAASLALAAPASAEEVVNVYTTREVALAKPLFDAFAEKTGIKVNAVFVKDGLAERVKAEGAASPADLLMTVDVGNLMDLVDQGVTQPVTSDVLSKAIPANLRGANGEWFALSMRARVAYASKDRVKLSAITYEDFADPKWKGEICIRSGKHPYNVALVAAYIVHHGEAKAEEWLKGVKANVARKPAGGDRDVARDILGDLCDIGLANSYYVGLMRSGKGGPDQEKWGAAINVIVPTFQNGGTHVNISGASVAKASPNKANAVKLLEYLVSPEAQAIYAQANYEYPVVPGAPIDPIIAAFGPLKVDQVDLVAVAKARKAATDLVDKVGFDN; this is encoded by the coding sequence ATGGCGATTCGCCGGATCCTGGGAACGCGCCGTGGGGCGCTCGGCACGATCCTCGCCGCGAGCCTGGCGCTTGCCGCGCCGGCCTCGGCCGAAGAGGTCGTGAACGTCTACACCACGCGCGAGGTCGCGCTGGCCAAGCCTCTCTTCGACGCCTTCGCCGAGAAGACCGGCATCAAGGTCAATGCGGTATTCGTGAAGGACGGCCTCGCCGAGCGCGTGAAGGCCGAAGGCGCGGCCTCGCCGGCTGACCTGCTGATGACCGTCGATGTCGGCAACCTGATGGACCTGGTCGATCAGGGCGTGACGCAGCCGGTGACCTCCGACGTGCTGTCCAAGGCGATCCCCGCCAATCTGCGCGGCGCCAATGGCGAGTGGTTCGCGCTCTCCATGCGCGCCCGCGTCGCCTATGCCTCCAAGGACCGCGTGAAGCTCTCCGCCATCACCTATGAGGATTTCGCCGATCCCAAGTGGAAGGGCGAGATCTGCATCCGCTCAGGCAAGCATCCCTACAATGTGGCCCTGGTCGCCGCCTACATCGTCCATCACGGTGAGGCCAAGGCGGAGGAGTGGCTCAAGGGCGTGAAGGCCAACGTAGCCCGCAAGCCGGCCGGCGGCGACCGTGATGTCGCCCGCGACATTCTCGGCGACCTCTGCGACATCGGCCTCGCCAATTCCTACTATGTCGGCCTGATGCGCTCCGGCAAGGGCGGTCCCGATCAGGAGAAGTGGGGCGCGGCGATCAACGTGATCGTACCCACCTTCCAGAATGGCGGCACGCATGTGAACATCTCCGGTGCCTCGGTGGCCAAGGCCTCGCCGAACAAGGCGAACGCCGTCAAGCTGCTGGAATATCTGGTCTCGCCGGAAGCTCAGGCGATCTACGCCCAGGCCAATTACGAGTACCCGGTCGTTCCCGGCGCGCCGATCGACCCGATCATCGCCGCCTTCGGCCCGCTCAAGGTCGATCAGGTGGACCTCGTCGCCGTCGCCAAGGCCCGCAAGGCCGCGACCGATCTCGTCGACAAGGTCGGCTTCGACAATTGA
- a CDS encoding iron ABC transporter permease, translated as MSSAVTDRSDAADSGRALRWGAIAVAVVVLLPLASLVWTAAHGSGDLWPNLLRHVLPHALGQTLLLVIGVGIIAGGIGTGTAWLVAVCRFPGRGIFEWALLLPLAIPTYIQAFVYVDAVHPLGPIPTLIRGLLGISSPRGLWLPEVRSLPGCIVLLGLVLYPYVYLTARAAFLVQGSSVLEAARTLGAGAWETFFRIALPLARPALAVGVTLALMETVNDVGASEFLGVQTLTLSIYSTWLNRSSLPGAAQIALFMLVIMMGLVMLERWGRRHLSVANVGARLRPPARRDLTAGAAGLAMLACFLPLLFGFLLPAGHLAHMAWARWQFHGFPVSVAQEALNTALFAAAGTSVAVGAGLLIALALRTGALRSGLVPRLAGLGYAVPGTVLAVGLLVPLAGFDNLVSAASAQLFGVPTGLLLSGSGAALVIAYVIRFLVIPVGGLEAGFGKITPSLDMAARSLGERPRGVMRRIHLPLLRPALGTAALLVFVDCMKELPATLMLRPLNFETLASHVYAEAARGTYEDGAIAALLIVLVGLAPVILLARLSRPAQG; from the coding sequence ATGAGCAGCGCCGTCACCGATAGAAGCGACGCGGCGGACAGTGGGCGGGCGTTGCGCTGGGGAGCGATCGCCGTGGCGGTCGTCGTGCTGCTGCCGCTCGCCTCGCTCGTCTGGACGGCGGCGCATGGCTCGGGCGATCTCTGGCCGAACCTGCTGCGTCATGTTCTGCCCCATGCGCTCGGCCAGACGCTGCTGCTGGTGATCGGCGTTGGCATCATCGCCGGGGGCATCGGCACCGGCACGGCCTGGCTGGTCGCGGTGTGCCGCTTTCCCGGTCGCGGCATCTTCGAATGGGCGCTGCTGCTGCCGCTCGCCATTCCCACCTATATCCAGGCCTTCGTCTATGTGGACGCGGTGCATCCGCTCGGGCCGATCCCGACGCTGATCCGGGGCCTGCTCGGCATTTCAAGCCCGCGCGGCCTCTGGCTGCCGGAGGTGCGCTCACTGCCCGGCTGCATCGTGCTGCTCGGGCTTGTGCTTTACCCTTACGTCTATCTCACCGCCCGTGCGGCCTTTCTGGTGCAGGGCTCCTCGGTGCTGGAAGCGGCGCGCACGCTGGGGGCGGGGGCGTGGGAGACCTTCTTCCGCATCGCCCTGCCGCTCGCCCGCCCGGCGTTGGCGGTCGGCGTGACGCTGGCGCTGATGGAGACGGTGAACGATGTCGGCGCCTCCGAATTCCTGGGCGTGCAGACGCTGACGCTGTCGATCTACTCGACCTGGCTCAACCGTTCGAGCCTGCCCGGCGCGGCGCAGATCGCGCTGTTCATGCTGGTCATCATGATGGGGCTGGTAATGCTGGAGCGCTGGGGGCGCCGGCATCTGAGCGTTGCCAATGTCGGGGCGCGGCTGCGCCCGCCGGCGCGCCGTGACCTGACGGCGGGGGCGGCCGGGCTCGCCATGCTCGCCTGTTTCCTGCCGCTGCTGTTCGGCTTCCTGCTGCCGGCCGGCCATCTCGCGCATATGGCGTGGGCGCGCTGGCAGTTTCACGGTTTTCCGGTGAGCGTCGCGCAGGAGGCGCTGAACACCGCGCTGTTCGCCGCGGCGGGCACCTCGGTGGCGGTCGGGGCGGGGCTTCTCATCGCGCTGGCCTTGCGCACCGGGGCGCTGCGCTCGGGGCTGGTGCCGCGCCTCGCCGGGCTCGGCTATGCCGTGCCGGGCACGGTGCTGGCGGTGGGGCTCCTGGTGCCGCTCGCCGGCTTCGACAATCTCGTCTCCGCCGCCAGCGCCCAGCTTTTCGGCGTGCCCACCGGGCTGCTGCTCTCCGGTTCCGGCGCGGCGCTGGTGATCGCCTATGTCATCCGCTTCCTCGTCATCCCGGTCGGCGGGCTGGAGGCGGGCTTCGGCAAGATCACGCCCAGCCTCGACATGGCCGCGCGCAGCCTCGGCGAGCGGCCACGCGGGGTGATGCGGCGCATTCACCTGCCGCTGCTGCGCCCCGCGCTCGGCACGGCGGCGCTGCTGGTCTTTGTCGACTGCATGAAGGAACTGCCGGCGACGCTGATGCTGCGCCCGCTGAACTTCGAGACGCTGGCGAGCCATGTCTATGCCGAGGCGGCGCGCGGCACCTATGAGGACGGCGCCATCGCCGCCCTGCTCATCGTCCTTGTCGGCCTCGCGCCGGTGATCCTGCTGGCGCGGCTGAGCCGTCCCGCGCAGGGCTGA
- a CDS encoding acetoacetate--CoA ligase codes for MAVATEEALWTPSRDRIERAAVTAFLRATNERHGTDLASYRDLHAWSILRPDAFWEQVWDLGAVIGERGNVALVDGEKMPGARFFPEAQLNYAENLLRPRDPASLALIFRGEDKVERHISFGELTDLVSRLQQALKAAGVGVGDRVAATLPNLPETIAVMLAASSLGAIFSSCSPDFGERGILDRFGQIEPKVYVACDGYWYAGKRVSIGDKLKAVVPHLPSAVKTVIVPYLGEADEVAAGLPNGVSLEAFIAPFAPAPLTFERLPFNHPLFILFSSGTTGVPKCIVHGAGGTLLQHIKEHRLHCDLHPGERLFYFTTCGWMMWNWLVSGLASGLTLCLFDGSPFAPGPSVLFDYAAKERFALFGTSAKYIDSLRKEGLRPVDTHDLSALKTLTSTGSPLAPADFAYVYEAIKPDLHLASISGGTDIVSCFVLGDPTAPVYRGEIQCAGLGMAVEVWSDEGQPVTGERGELVCTRPFPSMPVMFWNDPEGAKYHAAYFDRFPNIWCHGDFAEWTVHGGLIIHGRSDATLNPQGVRIGTAEIYAQAEQVPEIVEAIAIGQEWDNDVRVVLFVRLKPGAVLDEALEKRIRTQIRTGASPRHVPAKIVAVTDIPRTRSGKITELAVREVVHGRPVKNTEALANPECLDLYRDLPQLAV; via the coding sequence ATGGCCGTCGCGACCGAGGAAGCACTCTGGACCCCCAGCCGGGATCGTATCGAGCGGGCCGCCGTCACCGCCTTCCTCCGGGCGACCAATGAGCGGCACGGCACCGACCTCGCCTCCTACCGCGACCTGCACGCCTGGTCGATCCTGCGGCCGGACGCTTTCTGGGAGCAGGTGTGGGATCTCGGCGCGGTGATCGGCGAACGCGGGAACGTGGCCCTGGTCGATGGCGAGAAGATGCCGGGCGCCCGATTCTTCCCCGAGGCGCAGCTGAACTATGCCGAGAACCTGCTGCGCCCGCGCGACCCGGCAAGCCTCGCCCTCATCTTTCGCGGCGAGGACAAGGTCGAGCGCCACATCTCGTTCGGTGAACTCACCGATCTCGTCTCGCGTCTGCAACAGGCGCTGAAGGCGGCGGGCGTGGGTGTCGGCGACCGGGTAGCCGCGACCCTGCCGAACCTGCCGGAGACCATCGCGGTGATGCTGGCGGCCTCCTCGCTCGGCGCTATCTTCTCCTCCTGCTCGCCCGATTTCGGCGAGCGCGGCATTCTCGACCGCTTCGGTCAGATCGAACCCAAGGTCTATGTCGCCTGCGACGGCTACTGGTATGCCGGCAAGCGCGTCAGCATCGGCGACAAGCTGAAGGCGGTCGTCCCGCATCTGCCGAGCGCCGTGAAGACCGTCATCGTGCCCTATCTCGGCGAGGCGGACGAGGTGGCGGCGGGCCTGCCCAACGGGGTGAGCCTTGAGGCCTTCATCGCGCCCTTCGCCCCGGCCCCGCTCACTTTCGAGCGGCTGCCCTTCAACCACCCGCTGTTCATCCTGTTCTCCTCGGGCACCACGGGCGTGCCGAAATGCATCGTGCATGGGGCGGGCGGCACGCTGCTCCAGCACATCAAGGAGCACCGGCTGCATTGCGACCTGCATCCGGGCGAGCGGCTGTTCTATTTCACCACCTGCGGCTGGATGATGTGGAACTGGCTGGTGAGCGGCCTCGCCAGCGGGCTCACGCTCTGCCTGTTCGACGGCTCGCCCTTCGCGCCCGGCCCGTCCGTGCTGTTCGACTATGCGGCCAAGGAGCGTTTCGCACTGTTCGGCACTTCGGCGAAGTACATCGATTCGCTGCGCAAGGAGGGGCTGCGGCCGGTCGACACGCATGACCTCTCAGCACTGAAGACGCTCACCTCCACCGGCTCGCCGCTGGCACCGGCGGATTTCGCCTATGTCTATGAGGCGATCAAGCCGGACCTGCACCTCGCCTCGATCTCCGGCGGCACGGACATCGTCTCCTGCTTCGTGCTGGGCGACCCGACGGCGCCGGTCTATCGCGGGGAGATCCAGTGCGCGGGGCTCGGCATGGCGGTGGAGGTCTGGTCGGATGAGGGTCAGCCCGTCACGGGTGAGCGCGGCGAGTTGGTCTGCACCCGGCCCTTCCCCTCCATGCCCGTGATGTTCTGGAACGACCCGGAAGGCGCGAAGTACCACGCCGCCTATTTCGACCGCTTCCCCAACATCTGGTGCCATGGCGACTTCGCGGAGTGGACGGTGCATGGCGGGCTCATCATCCATGGCCGCTCCGACGCCACGCTGAACCCGCAGGGCGTGCGCATCGGCACGGCGGAGATCTACGCTCAGGCCGAGCAGGTGCCGGAGATCGTCGAGGCGATCGCCATCGGCCAGGAATGGGACAACGACGTGCGCGTCGTGCTGTTCGTCCGGCTGAAGCCCGGCGCGGTGCTGGACGAGGCGCTGGAAAAGCGCATCCGCACGCAGATCCGCACCGGCGCCAGCCCGCGCCATGTGCCGGCGAAGATCGTCGCAGTCACCGATATCCCGCGCACCCGTTCGGGCAAGATTACCGAACTCGCCGTGCGCGAAGTGGTGCATGGCCGGCCGGTGAAGAACACCGAGGCGCTCGCCAACCCGGAATGCCTCGACCTCTACCGCGACCTGCCGCAGCTCGCGGTGTGA